The segment AGCGCACCGCCATAGCGGCCCACCGGGGTCCGCACGGCGTCGCAGATGTAGACAGGTCTCACGACATCACCTTCCTCGTACCTGCGCCCGAGGTGGCGTGCGCCTCCGTGCTGCGGGCCAGCACGCCGAATGCGGCCGCCATCGACTCGGCGAGGCGGTCGATCTCCCGCTCCGTCATCGGCGTGGAGATGGCGCCCGAGCACGTGTTGATCATCAGAATCCCGGCGTCGAACAGCGCATCGAGCACCTGCAGGAGGCGTGCGGCCGCGGCGGGTCCGGCAAAGGCGCTGCGGTAGTCGTGCGGGGGCTCGGCCGTCATGTGGACCCGGAACATCGATCCCGCTCCCGTCACCGACGCGGCAACGCCGGTCGCCGCGATGGCCTCGGCGATGCGCGTCCGCGCGAGCGCCCCCAAGCCGTTGAGCCGCGCGACCTCCGCCTCGTCGAAGAGGCGCATGGCGGTGTGTCCGGCGGCCATCGTCACCGGGTTCGCGGAGAAGGTGCCCGAGTGCGGGAAACGCACGGGCGTGGCCAGCGGGTTCAGGACCTCCATCACGTCGGCGCGCCCGGCCAGGGCGCCCACAGGGAACCCGCCGCCGATGATCTTGCCCATCGCCGTCAGGTCGGGCGTGACATCGAACCAGTCCTTCGCACCGCCGTAGCTGCTGCGGAAGGTAATGACCTCGTCGAACACCAGCAACGCGCCGTGGGCGTCGCAGAAGTCGCGCAGCGCGCGCACGAATTCGGGCGCCGCGGGGATGAGTCCGATGCGATGGGGCAGCGGGTCGAGCAGCACCGAGGACAGATCTCGCACGTGGCGGTCGAGGATGGCGAGCGCGCGGGCGGTGTCGTTGAACGGAATCACCACCACGTCGTCGAGCACCGCCGGAGGCGTGCCGAAGGCCACCGGCACGCTCGCGGGCGCATCCGGATCTCCCCACGTCGTGGGCTGGGCCGTCTGGCTGATCTCGGCGTAGTCGTAGATGCCGTGGTAGGCTCCCTCGACCTTGGCGATCTTCGGCCGGCCCGTGAACGCCCGTGCCGCTTTCAGGCAGCCCATCACCGCCTCGGTGCCGGAGTTGACGAACCTGACCCGATCGAAGCGGCCCCGCGCACAGAGATACTCCGCGTAGGCGACTTCGGCTTCTGTGGCCATCGTGAAGGCCGTGCCCTTCTGCACCTGCTCGCAGACCGCAGCCGTGATGGCCGGGTGGGCGTGACCATGGATGAGCGAGGCCATGTTGTTCGAGAAGTCGAGCCGCTCGACGCCGTCCATGTCCCAGATGCGGCAGCCGCTGCCGTGCGTCGCGTAGGCCGGGTGCGGATCTCGAAGCACCGTGTTCCGGCTCACGCCACCCGGGAGCACCTTGAGGGCGCGCTCGTAGAGCTGCGCGCTGTGCCGGCTCTGGTCGATCATGATGGTGACGCTCCTCCCGCCACTGATGGCGCTCCCGCGGCGGGCCCCATCGACAGGCGGGCATCCGTCAGGCGCTCGATCTCATCGACCGTCACACCCGGAGCGAGCTCCACGACGACGAGGCCGCCCGGGGTGACGTCCATCACGGCGAGATCGGTATAGATGCGATGGACGCATCGGCGCCCCGTCAGCGGATACGTGCATGCGCTCACGATCTTCGGTTCGCCCGACTTGGTCGTGTGCTGCGTGAGCACGTAGACCGCCTTGACCCCGACCACCAGATCCATCGCGCCGCCGACGGCG is part of the Acidobacteriota bacterium genome and harbors:
- a CDS encoding aspartate aminotransferase family protein; its protein translation is MIDQSRHSAQLYERALKVLPGGVSRNTVLRDPHPAYATHGSGCRIWDMDGVERLDFSNNMASLIHGHAHPAITAAVCEQVQKGTAFTMATEAEVAYAEYLCARGRFDRVRFVNSGTEAVMGCLKAARAFTGRPKIAKVEGAYHGIYDYAEISQTAQPTTWGDPDAPASVPVAFGTPPAVLDDVVVIPFNDTARALAILDRHVRDLSSVLLDPLPHRIGLIPAAPEFVRALRDFCDAHGALLVFDEVITFRSSYGGAKDWFDVTPDLTAMGKIIGGGFPVGALAGRADVMEVLNPLATPVRFPHSGTFSANPVTMAAGHTAMRLFDEAEVARLNGLGALARTRIAEAIAATGVAASVTGAGSMFRVHMTAEPPHDYRSAFAGPAAAARLLQVLDALFDAGILMINTCSGAISTPMTEREIDRLAESMAAAFGVLARSTEAHATSGAGTRKVMS